One part of the Chrysemys picta bellii isolate R12L10 chromosome 14, ASM1138683v2, whole genome shotgun sequence genome encodes these proteins:
- the B3GNT9 gene encoding UDP-GlcNAc:betaGal beta-1,3-N-acetylglucosaminyltransferase 9, with amino-acid sequence MRVRLKGDAICTLFLVVVLCSLLYSQLERTSPTGNREQMHKKPSPTQRIFPGPEAPKWHLQAEVTFGRPRIISIAKDAEVASKKTQTTTSPPLTHSAFDFKRYLLNKDNRNFDLLINQPKKCLKTPGGPFLLIAIKSVVEDFDRREIVRKTWGREGLVNGVQVQRVFLLGIPKNKTALATWEILVHQESLMYQDILLWDFLDTFFNLTLKEIHFLNWADEFCSSVKFIFKGDADVFVNVENIIDFLERHDPAEDLFVGDIIYNAHPIRVQKSKYYIPETMYGLGTYPLYAGGGGFLLSSSTMKKLFQACKEVELFPIDDVFLGMCLQRINLKPVLHEGFKTFGIVKPSAAPHLQTFDPCFYKDLMVVHSLKVAEIWLMWNLLHSPRLSCTQKKQVKKPFQWKRKKTEAMTDSSLLIKQAKHGRSR; translated from the coding sequence ATGAGAGTTCGGCTCAAAGGGGATGCGATCTGCACCCTTTTCCTGGTGGTAGTGCTTTGCTCTTTACTCTATTCCCAGTTGGAGCGTACTTCCCCAACAGGAAACAGGGAGCAAATGCACAAGAAACCTTCACCAACGCAGAGGATCTTCCCAGGCCCCGAAGCCCCCAAGTGGCATCTTCAAGCGGAGGTGACATTTGGCCGACCCAGAATCATTTCTATTGCTAAAGATGCAGAGGTGGCAAGTAAAAAGACCCAAACTACCACTTCACCACCTCTGACTCATTCTGCCTTTGACTTCAAGCGCTACCTTCTAAACAAGGACAATCGGAACTTTGATCTTCTCATTAACCAGCCCAAGAAATGCCTGAAAACACCCGGAGGTCCCTTCCTGCTTATAGCCATCAAATCGGTGGTTGAGGACTTTGACAGACGCGAGATCGTCCGTAAGACCTGGGGTAGGGAGGGTTTGGTGAACGGGGTGCAGGTTCAAAGAGTTTTCCTCCTGGGAATACCAAAGAATAAGACAGCACTTGCAACATGGGAGATTCTTGTCCACCAGGAGAGTCTGATGTATCAGGACATTTTACTCTGGGACTTTCTGGATACTTTCTTCAATCTGACCCTgaaagagatccacttcctgaacTGGGCCGACGAGTTTTGTTCTAGTGTGAAGTTCATTTTTAAAGGGGATGCTGATGTTTTTGTCAATGTGGAGAACATCATTGACTTCCTCGAGAGACATGACCCTGCAGAAGACCTCTTTGTTGGGGACATCATCTACAATGCTCACCCAATCCGGGTGCAGAAAAGTAAATACTACATCCCAGAAACGATGTACGGGCTAGGCACATACCCACTctatgcagggggagggggcttctTATTGTCCAGCAGCACCATGAAAAAGCTCTTCCAGGCTTGCAAAGAGGTGGAGCTCTTCCCCATTGACGATGTCTTTTTGGGCATGTGCTTGCAGAGAATCAATCTCAAACCTGTTTTGCATGAAGGATTCAAGACGTTTGGCATCGTGAAACCCTCAGCTGCCCCGCACCTGCAGACGTTTGACCCCTGCTTTTACAAAGATCTCATGGTAGTCCACAGTCTAAAAGTAGCCGAAATCTGGCTAATGTGGAATCTGCTTCACAGCCCACGGCTTTCCTGCACCCAGAAGAAGCAGGTGAAGAAGCCTTTccaatggaagaggaaaaaaactgAAGCAATGACGGACAGCAGCCTTCTGATAAAGCAGGCTAAGCATGGCAGAAGTAGGTGA